One window of Corynebacterium doosanense CAU 212 = DSM 45436 genomic DNA carries:
- a CDS encoding universal stress protein: MSTQPTSMLIAYDGSRRARHALVRAAELLRPDTVELITAWEPVTRQTARALGRTGMPQTTVEIDPEGEGTDAAQAHALSILEDGVELAHELGLKSRAHLVETSGTTSQAIVDAAKELKVDVIVVGTRGLSGVRSWFNSSTAEQILQNAGLPVFIVPPTGSDGPESEDYSSETPLSAF, translated from the coding sequence TTGTCTACCCAACCGACCTCCATGCTCATCGCCTACGACGGCTCCCGACGCGCCCGCCACGCCCTCGTCCGGGCCGCGGAGCTGCTGCGCCCCGACACCGTCGAACTCATCACCGCGTGGGAGCCGGTCACCCGCCAGACCGCCCGGGCGCTGGGCCGCACCGGGATGCCGCAGACCACCGTGGAGATCGACCCGGAGGGCGAGGGCACCGACGCAGCGCAGGCGCACGCCCTGAGCATCCTCGAAGACGGCGTGGAACTCGCCCACGAGCTGGGCCTGAAGTCCCGCGCGCACCTGGTGGAGACCTCCGGCACGACTTCCCAGGCCATCGTCGACGCCGCTAAGGAGCTCAAGGTGGATGTCATCGTCGTGGGCACCCGCGGGTTGTCCGGGGTGCGCAGCTGGTTCAACAGCTCCACGGCGGAGCAGATCCTGCAGAACGCCGGCCTGCCCGTGTTCATCGTGCCGCCGACGGGTTCGGACGGGCCGGAGTCGGAGGACTACTCCTCCGAAACGCCGCTCAGCGCGTTTTAG
- a CDS encoding DUF2613 domain-containing protein, which translates to MALESDSLNRRTLGPVVASAVVGVALGVVGVVGLALFSGQNTVPQGNAVPAEQAVMGSPEYGTRQ; encoded by the coding sequence ATGGCGCTCGAATCTGATTCCCTCAACCGTCGCACCCTCGGCCCCGTCGTGGCCAGTGCCGTCGTCGGCGTCGCCCTCGGTGTCGTCGGTGTGGTGGGACTGGCCCTGTTCTCCGGTCAGAACACCGTGCCCCAGGGCAACGCGGTTCCCGCCGAACAGGCCGTCATGGGTAGCCCCGAGTACGGCACCCGCCAATAA
- a CDS encoding VanW family protein, with protein MIVGLIVILGALYAWDYLSTKDNVPRGTSVGGVDIGGMTHDEAERTLQSQLGDAATQPVTVTAGERTSQLVPAESGLAIDWAATVDQAGEESANPLTRLRGLFGTHEVAVVSQVDAAALNPQIDRVASELRTEPVDGSVSIAAGKVETVDPVLGQQVDPQVLSAEVSEHWLNPEGIEVEPQPVEPVINDDVIKSAVDGPVAAAIAGPLTAKGSNDVRAVIEPERIGEFVTFANVEGRIVPEVNTEIAGAILGEQLSASETEAENARLNQDGSVTPHVDGTLVDWEATMADFPARVLGEQPREWDATYKPDPAEFTTDEARSATFDQVIGEFTTSGYSENSGHNIATIAAQVNGAIVNPGETFSLNGYTGPRGLAQGYIASGIIENGRSAQGVGGGVSQFTTTLYNASYFAGLEDIAHTPHSYYISRYPAGREATIWDGGIDLVFRNTNSHPIRIETSVGGGDVTVKILGVKEVNVESSNGGRWATTEPQVQNLSGDNCIASSGIPGFTTSDTRTITDLSGNVIDRQTQTWTYDPQPIVRCS; from the coding sequence GTGATCGTCGGCCTCATTGTCATCCTCGGCGCCCTCTACGCCTGGGACTACCTGTCCACCAAGGACAACGTCCCCCGGGGCACGAGCGTGGGCGGCGTCGACATCGGCGGCATGACCCACGACGAGGCCGAGCGGACCCTGCAGTCCCAGCTCGGTGACGCCGCGACGCAGCCCGTCACCGTCACCGCCGGCGAGCGCACCAGCCAGCTCGTCCCCGCGGAATCCGGCCTGGCCATTGACTGGGCCGCCACCGTGGACCAGGCCGGCGAGGAGTCGGCCAACCCCCTCACCCGCCTGCGCGGGCTCTTCGGCACCCACGAGGTGGCAGTGGTCTCTCAGGTGGACGCGGCCGCGCTGAACCCGCAGATCGACCGGGTCGCCTCCGAGCTGCGGACCGAACCCGTCGACGGCTCGGTGTCCATCGCCGCTGGCAAGGTGGAGACGGTGGACCCCGTGCTCGGCCAGCAGGTCGACCCGCAGGTGCTGAGCGCCGAGGTCAGCGAGCACTGGCTCAACCCCGAGGGCATCGAGGTGGAGCCGCAGCCGGTCGAACCGGTGATCAACGATGACGTGATCAAGTCCGCCGTCGACGGCCCCGTCGCCGCGGCGATCGCCGGCCCACTCACGGCCAAGGGGTCCAACGATGTGCGTGCGGTGATCGAGCCGGAGCGGATCGGGGAGTTCGTCACCTTCGCCAACGTCGAGGGCCGCATCGTGCCCGAGGTCAACACCGAGATCGCCGGCGCGATCCTCGGCGAGCAGCTCTCCGCCTCGGAGACGGAGGCGGAGAACGCCCGCCTCAACCAGGACGGCTCCGTGACCCCGCACGTCGACGGCACGCTCGTCGACTGGGAGGCCACCATGGCGGACTTCCCGGCCCGCGTGCTCGGCGAGCAGCCGCGCGAGTGGGACGCCACCTACAAGCCGGACCCGGCGGAGTTCACCACCGACGAGGCCCGCTCGGCCACGTTCGACCAGGTCATCGGCGAGTTCACCACCAGCGGCTACTCCGAGAACTCCGGCCACAACATCGCCACCATCGCCGCACAGGTCAACGGGGCGATCGTCAACCCGGGTGAGACGTTCTCGCTCAACGGCTACACCGGCCCGCGCGGCCTCGCGCAGGGTTACATCGCCAGCGGCATCATCGAGAACGGCCGCTCGGCGCAGGGTGTCGGCGGCGGCGTCTCCCAGTTCACCACCACGCTGTACAACGCCAGCTACTTCGCCGGCCTCGAGGACATTGCCCATACGCCGCACAGCTACTACATCTCCCGCTACCCGGCGGGCCGCGAGGCGACGATCTGGGACGGCGGCATCGACCTGGTGTTCCGCAACACCAACAGCCACCCCATCCGGATCGAGACCAGCGTCGGCGGCGGGGACGTCACCGTGAAGATCCTCGGTGTCAAGGAGGTCAACGTCGAGTCCTCCAACGGTGGCCGCTGGGCCACCACGGAGCCGCAGGTGCAGAACCTCTCCGGCGACAACTGCATCGCGTCCTCGGGCATTCCGGGTTTCACCACCTCGGACACCCGCACGATCACGGATCTCAGCGGCAATGTCATCGACCGCCAGACCCAGACCTGGACCTACGACCCGCAGCCCATCGTGCGCTGCTCCTGA
- a CDS encoding glycoside hydrolase family 3 N-terminal domain-containing protein: MVSRRAVLAAAATSVAAGLAACAREQTPPTPTPNPQPTPTPVPSAAARPPLPPETVAASRVPQDLRGKIASLLHVGVVNFDDALAKLNAGVGGIFITSWADPAILTEPWRNIHDLRAITGRAFGVSIDFEGGRVQRHAQVLGSYPSPREMARTMDPAGVTATALAIGQSLRAHGINVNFAPVLDIDSAGLEVVGDRAFSADPTQAGVYGAAFARGLRDAGVAPVYKHFPGHGQASGDTHLGAAVTPPLDNVITHDLPPFARALAETPAAVMMGHMIVPGLGDGQTPSTLNPAAYDLLRTGSYPGGASLTGLIYTDDLSGMKAITDRISLPGAVAAALSAGADQALWSSGVGLVEAIDAVELAVREGRLPVERLDAAAFNVQLQLVYAGY; encoded by the coding sequence ATGGTCAGCAGACGCGCGGTACTTGCCGCGGCAGCGACGTCGGTCGCCGCCGGGCTGGCTGCCTGCGCCCGCGAGCAGACCCCGCCGACGCCCACCCCGAACCCGCAGCCGACACCCACGCCCGTCCCCTCCGCCGCGGCCAGGCCGCCCCTGCCGCCGGAGACCGTTGCCGCCTCCCGGGTCCCTCAGGACCTGCGCGGAAAGATCGCCTCGCTGCTGCACGTCGGCGTGGTCAACTTCGATGACGCGCTGGCCAAGCTCAACGCCGGCGTCGGCGGTATCTTCATCACCAGCTGGGCAGATCCCGCGATTCTGACTGAGCCGTGGCGCAACATCCACGATCTCCGGGCGATCACCGGGCGTGCGTTCGGGGTCTCCATCGACTTCGAGGGCGGACGCGTGCAGCGCCATGCGCAGGTGCTGGGCAGTTATCCGTCGCCACGCGAGATGGCCCGGACGATGGACCCGGCGGGAGTGACCGCGACCGCCCTGGCCATCGGGCAGAGCCTGCGCGCGCATGGCATCAACGTGAATTTCGCGCCCGTGCTGGACATCGACTCCGCCGGGCTCGAGGTCGTCGGCGACCGCGCCTTCAGTGCCGATCCCACGCAGGCCGGCGTGTATGGCGCGGCGTTTGCCCGCGGGCTTCGCGACGCCGGCGTCGCCCCCGTGTACAAACATTTCCCCGGCCACGGACAGGCCTCCGGCGACACGCACCTCGGGGCCGCCGTGACCCCGCCGCTGGACAACGTCATCACCCACGACCTGCCGCCCTTCGCGCGGGCGCTGGCGGAGACACCCGCCGCGGTGATGATGGGCCACATGATCGTTCCCGGGCTTGGCGACGGCCAGACGCCCTCCACCCTCAATCCCGCGGCCTACGACCTGCTGCGCACGGGTTCGTACCCCGGCGGAGCGTCGCTCACCGGCCTCATCTACACCGACGATCTGTCGGGAATGAAGGCGATCACCGACCGGATCTCCCTGCCCGGGGCCGTGGCCGCCGCGCTCTCCGCAGGTGCTGACCAGGCGTTATGGTCCTCGGGCGTGGGGCTGGTCGAGGCGATCGACGCCGTGGAGCTCGCGGTCCGGGAGGGCCGGCTGCCGGTCGAGCGTCTCGACGCGGCCGCGTTCAACGTGCAACTCCAGCTCGTCTATGCAGGCTATTAA